The following proteins are co-located in the Carassius auratus strain Wakin chromosome 7, ASM336829v1, whole genome shotgun sequence genome:
- the LOC113105295 gene encoding uncharacterized protein LOC113105295 — translation MSFPTPDQQEPNEKAGPLTDGDDPVYPGAPLTKGQSLLLLMSFILRHNLTAVSLDHLLKIFNEHFPGMVPVTTYLFRKAYGQYGNYEPHFYCPTCENYLGKNTGELQCDICHTVTDSDSSLKSGCFFLVLSLASQIKTLLEEKQTKIQNDWLNSDTISDIQCGDEYQKLKESGAMGEDDISLIWNCDGIPLFRSSKYQIWPIQCQVIELEPRERKANICIPCLWFGEKKPYMLTFLKPFVDELSILQKDGIKWKDSANIEHTSKVFALICSSDSVARPLLRNTKQFNGFYGCDFCYHVGGGPYTNKDPVPKLRTEVEHFDHALAATLEKTVMGVKGPSPLMRLENFQMINGFVPEYQHSVCLGVTRQLANLWFDSRNHEQEWYIGTKSDLLDKELVTIKPPVEIIRVPRSVADRKYWKASEWRSFLLFYALPLLNGVLLRKFWNHLFLFVFAMHILLGEKVKRCDIDVAERALRKFTLQFEKLYGAANMTFNVHLLTHITTSVRNWGPLWATSTFSFESFNGTLLKYFHGTTHVPEQIVRRFLSWRSLTQKAEKVMADANDGVKKIFAGLQSSHLHSCNSASLNENVRVFGKPCHGTLSPSQSSAVKNLLGVTVSQCVFYHRFIVKGILYHSSSYTNLKKRINSTVELMDGRLCRILSMLVFRLHHVSMHCVLVRELKNTGKLLCRDSELNITSYFVSEVLQSNNVCAVPTDLFYRKCVLIEAKAKNYVIPLPNNIERD, via the exons ATGTCTTTTCCAACTCCTGACCAGCAAGAGCCAAACGAAAAG GCAGGCCCATTAACAGATGGCGATGATCCTGTGTATCCCGGCGCACCTCTGACAAAAGGACAAAGTTTACTGTTGCTTATGTCCTTTATACTAAGGCACAATCTTACAGCTGTTTCACTGGACCATCTACTGAAAATTTTCAATGAGCATTTTCCAGGCATGGTACCAGTGACCACATATCTTTTCCGAAAAGCTTATGGTCAGTATGGAAATTATGAACCCCATTTCTACTGTCCAACATGTGAAAACTACTTAGGGAAAAATACTGGTGAGCTACAGTGTGACATTTGTCACACAGTAACTGATTCAGACAGCTCTCTTAAAAGTGGATGCTTTTTCCTGGTTCTTAGTTTGGCCTCACAGATCAAAACATTGCttgaggaaaaacaaacaaaaattcaaAACGATTGGTTGAATTCAGATACAATTTCAGACATCCAATGTGGAGATGAGTATCAAAAACTTAAGGAATCTGGTGCAATGGGTGAAGATGACATATCTTTAATTTGGAACTGTGATGGAATCCCACTGTTCAGGAGCTCCAAGTACCAGATCTGGCCCATACAGTGCCAAGTAATAGAGCTTGAGCCTAGAGAACGAAAGGCAAATATCTGCATTCCATGTCTTtggtttggggaaaaaaagcCCTATATGCTCACATTTTTGAAGCCATTCGTAGATGAACTGTCAATTCTACAGAAAGATGGAATTAAATGGAAAGATTCCGCGAACATAGAGCACACTTCCAAGGTTTTTGCTCTCATATGTAGTTCTGATTCAGTCGCCCGCCCACTTCTAAGGAACACTAAACAGTTCAATGGTTTTTATGGGTGTGACTTTTGCTACCATGTTGGGGGAGGTCCCTACACAAATAAAGACCCTGTGCCAAAACTTAGAACTGAAGTAGAGCACTTTGATCACGCATTGGCCGCAACACTTGAGAAAACTGTAATGGGAGTAAAAGGACCTTCACCTTTAATGAGACTTGAAAACTTTcaaatgataaatggatttgttCCAGAGTATCAACACTCTGTCTGCCTTGGGGTTACAAGGCAACTAGCTAATCTGTGGTTTGACTCCAGAAATCATGAACAAGAGTGGTACATAGGAACAAAATCAGACCTTCTAGACAAAGAGCTAGTTACAATCAAACCACCTGTTGAGATAATCAGAGTACCACGGTCTGTGGCAGACAGAAAGTACTGGAAGGCATCAGAGTGGAGGTCATTCCTCTTATTCTATGCTCTGCCTCTTCTGAATGGGGTTTTACTGAGGAAATTCTGGAACCAcctttttctgtttgtgtttgctATGCACATTCTGTTGGGAGAAAAAGTGAAACGCTGTGATATTGATGTAGCAGAAAGAGCTCTCAGAAAGTTCACTTTGCAGTTTGAGAAGTTATATGGAGCAGCAAATATGACTTTCAATGTTCATCTACTGACACACATTACAACAAGTGTAAGGAACTGGGGGCCTCTGTGGGCCACATCAACCTTTTCCTTTGAATCATTTAATGGCACTCTGTTAAAGTACTTCCATGGAACCACCCATGTTCCTGAACAAATTGTTAGAAGGTTTCTTAGCTGGAGGAGTCTAACGCAGAAAGCTGAAAAGGTGATGGCAGATGCAAATGATGGTGTTAAAAAGATTTTTGCTGGTTTACAAAGCAGCCATTTACATTCTTGTAATTCAGCCAGCCTCAATGAAAATGTCAGGGTTTTTGGCAAACCCTGTCATGGTACACTATCACCATCCCAATCATCTGCTGTCAAAAATTTGCTGGGTGTTACAGTCAGTCAATGTGTATTTTATCATCGTTTCATCGTAAAAGGAATACTGTACCATTCAAGCAGTTACACAAACCTTAAAAAAAGGATAAACTCCACAGTAGAATTAATGGATGGACGACTGTGCAGAATTCTTAGCATGTTAGTATTCAGATTACACCATGTATCAATGCACTGTGTATTGGTTAGGGAGCTCAAGAATACCGGTAAACTGCTCTGCAGGGACAGTGAGCTAAACATTACTTCATATTTTGTTTCTGAGGTGTTGCAGTCCAACAATGTATGTGCGGTTCCCACTGATCTGTTttacagaaaatgtgttttgatagAAGCAAAAGCCAAAAACTATGTTATTCCACTCCCAAATAATATAGAGAGAGATTAA